A single window of Pieris rapae chromosome 4, ilPieRapa1.1, whole genome shotgun sequence DNA harbors:
- the LOC111001042 gene encoding uncharacterized protein LOC111001042, whose translation MPALWQASQRPMYIRTVWVDGFRHAILTHDDPCYLRLSAKRRPYSTASTQKHTTSRHSRLSPTNDELEDCLRKLQLIVTNERNVDESTVENLHLSDVDDPEDELRNPIPQPLTEADTAPFDNMKAIRSNRTARTDVKEDTELCDRVLQWLDLAGKVELLKDDSVERMAQPRHSWPEIQKRNLIKSKTSADLKARESKHTEQKSGPIDRHDIYVTTNTIENYARQSRNAKTRQDAKVRERKVKDVKANIAETRLKVATERNAVEKQYAELVSKKLIPDIGKVKKQVHIFMPEALPKRNDSMITSRTQSLLSQKL comes from the coding sequence ATGCCAGCGCTCTGGCAAGCGTCTCAGCGACCTATGTACATTAGGACTGTGTGGGTTGACGGTTTCCGCCACGCGATACTAACCCACGACGATCCCTGCTACCTCAGATTGAGCGCAAAGCGAAGGCCTTATTCAACAGCCAGCACGCAGAAGCATACAACATCACGACACTCCCGACTCAGTCCGACCAACGACGAGCTAGAAGACTGCTTGAGAAAATTGCAGCTAATCGTCACAAACGAAAGAAATGTGGATGAATCTACTGTAGAAAATCTACATCTATCAGACGTGGATGATCCCGAAGACGAGCTAAGAAATCCAATACCACAACCGTTAACCGAAGCCGATACAGCTCCATTCGATAATATGAAAGCTATAAGAAGTAACCGCACAGCGAGAACCGACGTCAAAGAAGACACCGAACTGTGTGACAGAGTTCTACAATGGCTGGATTTAGCGGGAAAAGTTGAACTCCTAAAAGACGACAGCGTTGAACGAATGGCTCAGCCACGTCACAGTTGGCCCGAAATCCAAAAACGTAATTTAATCAAATCGAAAACATCAGCGGATTTAAAAGCGAGAGAATCGAAGCATACAGAGCAAAAAAGTGGCCCAATCGATCGACACGATATTTACGTGACAACAAATACGATCGAGAACTACGCACGCCAGTCACGAAATGCGAAAACGCGACAGGATGCCAAAGTGAGGGAGAGAAAGGTTAAAGACGTGAAGGCAAACATCGCCGAAACTCGACTTAAAGTGGCGACCGAGAGAAATGCAGTAGAGAAACAGTATGCCGAGTTggttagtaaaaaattaataccgGATATTGGAAAAGTCAAAAAACAAGTACATATATTCATGCCCGAAGCTCTTCCAAAGCGTAATGATTCGATGATAACAAGCAGAACGCAAAGTCTACTTTCACAGAAACTTTAG
- the LOC110995584 gene encoding von Willebrand factor A domain-containing protein 8 — MVFNPAVTVRRIDVLIRILNGRKTHKLQPNFVRAYSDEGKVTIGNVSKEIRSPKKIEYVPRKYLTVESSELRNLSQSALRNLRWMMQKDLLGQDMFLLGRPGPSRRKVALQYLELTQRELEYVALSRDTTEADLKQRREIQNSTAKYFDQSAVRAATEGRILVIEGIEKAERNVLPVLNNLLENREMHLEDGRFLIPSSRYDKLLEEHGPEEISKWRLVRVDENFRVIALGLPVPRYTGQPLDPPLRSRFQGRDVATVGFGEHLATLKEEVPGVDTTKLEQVMSAAYALISPELQEVSLPDFPIDNLHAAALILKDNPNIPPHTLLYLLYPYKTFISKEHAKNVETVLDNLNIETKPKWNISLQCVEVKEKQALVSMEINGAKSEFTVPCGDRRSRREEKGIVKTEYQSRLLNELLLSHSAGDFCVIGPKGCGKSLLISQLASLLGYTIEPIVLYQDMTARDLIQQRTTLANGDTVWRNSALVEAALKGRLAVLDGLHRIHASTLAVLHRLVHDRELQLHDGTRLIRHDRYDELIASGMSPKQLEESGVKRIHPAFRIVALAEPPVLGRGPHWLSPEILSLFIFHEMRNLSKNEEIFIIDSLYGDISEPLHFIIDLADQLRYSNDTTLSNLASSLSTRQLLRIASRMSHYPTDSAYETIQRTFLAKFLPNLARRALDGASQKIGIEQPRHFGKFNEKKVKCSTQNGVLTIGDTTTEVYKTDALTKVPDILFYDVPQHVRLLEWLLQDFLLGNHLLLVGNQGVGKNKIADRLLQLLNRPREYIQLHRDTTVQSLTVQPTVRDGVVIYEDSPLVKAVKNGHILVVDEADKAPTHVTCILKTLVENGEMILSDGRRIVPKDMIDSSGGDVASFIPVHDDFRMIVLANRPGFPFLGNDFFASLGDLFSCHAVDNPSIESELELLRSYGPNVPEDVMKKLVQAFALLRNMADQGQLTYPYSTRELVNIVRHLQKYPDEDLATAIGNVFDFDRYSKDMSDTLLEVLHSSGLPTEGVLEGRSKDALKKIQLTVERTSGQDVSSPKHGKEDPKNEPHVGGNTWAGGTGGRDTAGLGGKGGPYRLDKGHDVHQLSDAEKDDIPDHVKDAARAMNRKAFAERLKEINMSEYDAKLYGQFLRAVQPQISALRGVLAELQAKKKERQWSRHQTSGELDDGKIIEGITGEKSIYRRRTEQDPPPGSPPEKPKRLRVVLDVSGSMYRFNSLDGRLERSMEAVVLLTEALKGYETRIRYDMFGHSGEEHALELIRVDRPPQNEKERLQIIRTMHAHAQFCWSGDNTLSAASHAISTLANEDTDESIVLILSDANLRRYGIPPEKLGSIVTSDPRVQAHVIFIGGLGNEADMIRRKLPAGHAHICLDVASLPQIMQQIFASSLLQNS, encoded by the exons atggtattTAATCCGGCAGTTACTGTGCGAAGAATAGATGTTTTGATTCGTATATTAAATGGTcgtaaaacacataaattgcAACCAAATTTTGTGCGCGCTTACTCGGACGAAGGAAAGGTGACTATAGGAAATGTTAGTAAAGAGATTAGATCgcctaaaaaaatagaatatgtaCCTAGGAAGTATT TGACTGTAGAGAGTTCTGAATTAAGAAATCTATCACAAAGTGCTCTTCGGAACCTAAGATGGATGATGCAAAAAGATTTACTTGGTCAAGACATGTTTCTTTTGGGACGACCTGGACCAAGCAG ACGAAAAGTAGCTCTGCAGTACTTGGAGTTAACACAGAGAGAGTTGGAATATGTGGCTCTCTCTCGAGACACCACAGAAGCTGATCTGAAACAAAGAAgggaaattcaaaattcaactgctaaatattttgatcag AGTGCAGTCCGTGCAGCTACAGAAGGAAGAATTCTTGTTATAGAAGGCATAGAGAAAGCTGAACGAAATGTGTTGCCagtcttaaataatttgttagaaAACAGAGAAATGCATCTTGAGGATGGCAGGTTTTTAATACCATCGTCAAGATATGATAAATTACTAGag GAGCATGGACCTGAAGAAATATCAAAATGGCGTTTAGTTCGAGTTGATGAAAACTTTAGAGTTATTGCCTTGGGGCTTCCGGTGCCTCGGTATACAGGGCAACCACTTGATCCTCCACTCAGGTCAAGATTTCAGGGAAGAGATGTTGCTACAGTTGGGTTTGGG GAGCATTTAGCTACATTAAAGGAAGAAGTGCCCGGTGTGGACACAACTAAGTTGGAACAGGTTATGTCGGCTGCCTATGCGCTCATCAGCCCTGAATTACAGGAAGTCAGCTTACCAGACTTCCCGATAGACAACCTTCATGCTGCAGCCCTAATTCTG aaagaTAACCCAAACATCCCACCACATACACttctatacttattatatcCATACAAGACCTTCATATCCAAAGAACACGCTAAAAACGTTGAGACAGTATTAGATAATCTTAACATAGAAACGAAACCAAAGTGGAATATTAGTTTACAATGTGTAgaagttaaagaaaaacagGCTTTAGTTAGTATGGAGATTAATGGTGCTAAGAGCGAATTTACCGTGCCCTGTGGTGACCGTAGAAGTAGGAGAGAAGAGAAAGGAATTGTAAAAACAGAGTATCAGAGTCGGCTTCTGAACGAACTGCTTTTGAGTCATAGTGCTGGTGATTTTTGTGTTATTG gACCAAAAGGCTGTGGTAAAAGCCTTCTGATCAGCCAACTCGCTTCCTTATTAGGCTATACAATAGAGCCTATAGTCCTATACCAGGATATGACGGCGAGAGATTTGATTCAACAGCGTACTACATTGGCAAATGGCGATACTGTGTGGAGGAATTCTGCCCTCGTTGAAGCGGCTTTAAAAGGCCGATTGGCAGTGTTGGACGGATTACATAGAATACACGCTAGCACGCTTGCAGTTTTGCATAg ATTAGTCCACGATAGAGAGTTGCAGTTACACGATGGAACTCGTCTGATCCGCCATGACAGATATGATGAGCTCATCGCGTCAGGAATGTCTCCTAAACAATTAGAGGAAAGTGGGGTCAAGAGGATACATCCCGCTTTTAG gaTAGTAGCACTAGCAGAGCCACCAGTACTCGGTCGTGGCCCTCACTGGCTGTCACCGGAGATACTCAGCCTCTTCATATTCCACGAGATGAGAAATCTTAGcaaaaatgaagaaatatttattatcgatTCCTTG TATGGAGACATATCAGAACCTCTTCATTTCATAATAGATTTAGCAGACCAACTACGATACTCCAATGACACAACACTGAGTAATCTCGCATCTTCACTCTCCACTCGACAACTGTTAAGAATCGCGAGTAGAATGTCCCATTACCCAACAGATTCCGCATACGAAACAATTCAAAGGACATTTTTGGCTAAATTCCTCCCTAACTTAGCGCGGCGAGCGCTAGATGGCGCCAGTCAAAAGATCGGCATCGAACAACCGCGACATTTCGGAAAGTTTAATGAGAAAAAAGTGAAGTGCTCAACACAAAATGGCGTCCTCACCATCGGGGATACAACCACGGAGGTATACAAAACGGATGCCCTGACAAAAGTACCAGACATTTTGTTCTATGACGTCCCACAGCACGTGAGATTATTGGAGTGGTTGTTACAAGACTTCCTGCTGGGAAATCATTTGCTTCTAGTGGGGAATCAAGGCGTGGGGAAGAATAAAATCGCAGATAGATTATTGCAGCTCCTAAATCGGCCTAGGGAGTATATTCAGCTCCACAGAGATACCACGGTTCAGTCCTTGACGGTGCAACCCACGGTGCGAGATGGGGTCGTCATATATGAAGACTCGCCCCTGGTGAAGGCGGTCAAAAACGGACATATCCTGGTGGTGGATGAAGCGGATAAGGCACCCACGCATGTGACGTGTATCTTGAAGACCTTGGTGGAGAATGGGGAGATGATTTTGAGCGATGGCAGGAGGATTGTGCCAAAGGATATGATTGATAGCTCGGGCGGTGATGTGGCGAGTTTCATTCCGGTACATGATGACTTTAGGATGATAGTGTTGGCGAATCGACCAGGTTTTCCGTTTTTGGGGAACGACTTCTTTGCTTCTCTCG GGGATCTATTCTCGTGTCACGCGGTGGACAATCCCTCAATAGAATCGGAATTAGAATTACTGAGGTCGTATGGACCAAACGTACCCGAAGACGTTATGAAGAAATTGGTGCAAGCTTTCGCGTTACTGAGGAACATGGCAGACCAGGGCCAGCTGACGTATCCTTACTCCACAAGAGAGCTGGTTAATATTGTCAGGCATTTGcag AAATATCCAGACGAGGATCTGGCTACGGCGATTGGTAATGTGTTCGATTTCGATCGATACAGCAAAGACATGTCCGACACGTTACTAGAGGTTCTACATTCGAGTGGTCTCCCCACCGAAGGAGTGCTGGAAGGCAGATCTAAAGATGCCTTGAAGAAGATTCAGCTTACTGTCGAGAGGACTAGTGG GCAAGATGTATCATCACCAAAACATGGAAAGGAAGATCCCAAAAATGAGCCACACGTAGGTGGGAACACTTGGGCGGGTGGAACTGGTGGGAGGGATACAGCTGGCTTGGGCGGCAAGGGCGGACCGTACAGGTTGGATAAGGGGCATGATGTTCATCAg TTGTCAGATGCCGAAAAAGATGACATTCCGGATCACGTGAAGGATGCTGCGCGTGCGATGAACAGAAAAGCCTTTGCGGAGCGTCTCAAGGAGATCAATATGAGTGAATACGATGCGAAATTGTATGGACAGTTCTTAAGAGCTGTTCAACCACAG ATAAGTGCTTTAAGGGGTGTATTGGCGGAGTTGCAAGCGAAGAAAAAGGAGAGACAATGGAGTAGACACCAAACTAGTGGGGAATTGGACGATGGCAAAATTATCGAAG gtattACAGGTGAGAAATCAATTTATAGGCGTCGGACTGAACAAGATCCGCCCCCGGGTTCTCCCCCGGAGAAGCCGAAGCGGTTAAGAGTTGTTCTAGATGTTTCTGGCAGTATGTATAG GTTCAATTCGTTAGACGGACGTCTGGAACGTTCGATGGAGGCTGTAGTTCTCCTAACGGAGGCTCTGAAGGGGTACGAGACCCGAATAAGATATGACATGTTTGGGCATTCCGGGGAGGAACACGCCCTGGAGTTGATACGAGTGGACAGACCGCCCCAGAACGAAAAAGAAAGGTTGCAG
- the LOC123689121 gene encoding uncharacterized protein LOC123689121, whose translation MEDQFQLLFDKMKNEILNQTIELKDSITNNIMERLDEKLQPIITENRNLKIKVENLEKEVESLKRGKKQNNLIMFGVNEGERSTQELIQNTIHIFKTDLDIQLQEHEINKIYRLGKGKSSGKPRPILISFTSEWKKNEVMGKKKNFKNVYVTEDYTKEVIEKRKMLQAQLKEEREKGNIAYLKFDKLVVKGKNTNINKEKRKRETSSSPQNNAQPRKQQTLMPPINNRPNAFDVMRIRANSLSSLPAKTTTNKE comes from the coding sequence ATGGAGGATCAGTTTCAactattgtttgataaaatgaagaatgaaatcttgaaccaaacaatagaattgaaagattcgataacaaataatataatggagagaTTAGACGAAAAACTTCAACctattataacagaaaatagaaacttaaaaataaaagtagaaaatctcGAAAAGGAAgtagaaagtttaaaaagaggaaagaagcaaaacaatttgataatgtttggaGTAAATGAAGGCGAAAGGTCTACAcaagaattaatacaaaatacaatacatattttcaaaactgaccttgacatacaattacaagaacatgagataaacaaaatatatcgtcTAGGAAAGGGAAAGTCTTCTGGAAAACCAAGACCAATTCTGATTTCCTTTACGAGCGAATGGAAGAAGAATGAAGTTAtgggaaagaagaaaaacttcaaaaatgtatatgttacagaAGACTACACAAAGGAAGTAATAGAGAAAAGGAAAATGTTGCAGGCGCAGCTAAAAGAGGAGAGAGAAAAGGGAAATATCGCGTACctgaaatttgacaaactagtagtaaaaggaaaaaatactaacataaataaggaAAAGCGCAAAAGAGAAACATCATCATCCCCACAAAACAATGCTCAACCAAGGAAACAACAAACTCTAATGCCGCCGATTAACAATAGACCAAATGCTTTCGACGTAATGAGGATTAGAGCTAattctctttcgtctcttccCGCTAAGACAACAACTAacaaagaataa